A stretch of the Teredinibacter haidensis genome encodes the following:
- a CDS encoding GGDEF domain-containing response regulator: MQKELANILIVEDEAVVARDIEQQLSLAGYNVLARVASGEDALTAAQELRPDLILMDIQIHGSMDGIDVAQLIKNKFSIPVVFLTAYSADEVISRAKLTEPYGYILKPFSSRELYTVISMALYKHKAEHKILEVAQYSQIIMENMVESVITTDKFGQIKTFNAAAKRDFCYELNEISQNSIAILLPEIEKFISIKNGHADLKPYLTNESISFETVGYRKGGVSFPVELSVSTVETFSENVLVFVVRDNTKKIQDEEKINRLAFYDPLTDLPNRRLLSDRLNQSRLKSSRRGRHCALIFLDLDHFKKLNDSLGHHKGDVLLVTAAKRLKTCLREGDSVARFGGDEFIILLDALSINNTEAAAQAEHVAHKIMEQMRKGYDLGDHHYHTSASLGIVVFKGDSESSEELLKKADSAMYQAKSAGRNNTRFFDPVMQASAATRIELEQSIQKGLDNGDFSLHFQIQKDAKGKNMGAEALLRWKHPKHGMIPPSIFIPIAEETGMIIAVGRWVGGS; this comes from the coding sequence ATGCAAAAAGAGTTGGCTAATATACTAATCGTTGAGGATGAAGCGGTAGTTGCTCGAGATATCGAACAGCAACTAAGTCTTGCTGGCTATAATGTCTTGGCGCGGGTCGCAAGCGGGGAGGACGCGCTTACTGCGGCACAGGAATTGCGGCCTGATCTTATTCTGATGGATATTCAAATACATGGTTCTATGGATGGAATTGATGTTGCGCAGTTGATCAAAAACAAATTCTCTATCCCTGTTGTTTTTTTAACCGCTTACTCTGCAGACGAGGTAATTTCACGAGCTAAGCTCACAGAGCCCTATGGCTATATTTTAAAACCGTTTTCCAGTAGGGAGCTGTATACGGTTATATCTATGGCGTTGTACAAGCATAAAGCAGAACACAAGATTCTTGAGGTTGCGCAATACAGCCAGATTATTATGGAAAACATGGTAGAGAGTGTTATAACTACCGATAAGTTTGGACAGATTAAAACGTTTAATGCAGCTGCTAAACGGGATTTCTGTTACGAGCTAAACGAGATCTCTCAAAACAGTATTGCCATACTTCTTCCTGAAATAGAAAAATTTATCTCGATCAAAAATGGCCATGCAGACCTTAAGCCGTATCTAACAAATGAGAGTATTTCGTTTGAGACGGTTGGTTACAGAAAGGGGGGAGTCAGTTTTCCGGTGGAGCTGTCTGTTTCCACAGTTGAAACGTTTAGCGAGAACGTTCTGGTTTTTGTTGTGCGCGATAATACAAAGAAAATACAGGATGAAGAAAAAATAAACCGGCTCGCTTTTTATGATCCGTTAACCGATTTACCTAATAGGCGATTGTTGAGTGATAGGTTAAATCAGTCTAGGTTGAAGTCGTCTCGCCGGGGGCGTCACTGCGCTTTAATATTTCTCGATCTTGACCACTTCAAAAAATTGAATGACAGCTTGGGGCATCATAAAGGCGATGTGCTGCTTGTTACAGCAGCGAAGCGATTAAAAACTTGCCTGCGGGAAGGTGACAGTGTTGCCAGGTTTGGAGGGGATGAATTTATTATCCTGTTGGATGCTTTGAGTATTAATAATACTGAAGCTGCTGCGCAAGCGGAGCATGTGGCCCATAAAATTATGGAACAAATGCGCAAGGGGTATGATCTTGGTGACCACCATTATCATACCTCTGCGAGTTTGGGAATTGTTGTGTTTAAAGGTGATTCAGAGTCCTCAGAAGAATTGCTAAAGAAAGCCGATAGCGCTATGTATCAAGCTAAATCTGCGGGTAGAAATAATACAAGGTTTTTTGATCCGGTGATGCAGGCTTCTGCTGCGACGCGAATAGAATTGGAACAGAGTATTCAGAAGGGGCTGGATAATGGCGATTTTTCACTGCATTTTCAGATTCAGAAGGACGCGAAAGGAAAGAATATGGGTGCGGAAGCTTTGCTGCGTTGGAAACACCCCAAGCATGGTATGATTCCCCCGAGTATTTTTATTCCGATCGCAGAAGAGACAGGGATGATAATTGCGGTGGGTCGGTGGGTCGGTGGGTCGTAG
- a CDS encoding EAL domain-containing protein — MGRWVVEAACEQLVTWASDTVLAKLSVSVNISTVQFMQRDFVSELQNVIEEKGTQANRLRLELTESVLVDDFHDVVKKMSALKKMGVTFSLDDFGTGYSSLAYLKQLPLDELKIDGSFVKDLETDQNDAVIAKTIVALGHNLGLKVIAEGVENEAQRVFLENVSCDAFQGYLFSKPLPVEEFVDFCKRA, encoded by the coding sequence GTGGGTCGGTGGGTCGTAGAGGCTGCTTGTGAGCAGCTCGTTACTTGGGCCTCTGATACAGTTTTGGCAAAACTATCTGTATCCGTAAATATCAGTACCGTGCAGTTTATGCAGCGAGATTTTGTCAGCGAGTTACAGAATGTGATCGAGGAAAAAGGAACTCAGGCGAATAGGTTGAGGTTGGAGTTAACGGAATCTGTATTGGTGGACGACTTTCATGATGTCGTGAAAAAAATGAGTGCTCTTAAAAAAATGGGAGTCACGTTTTCTCTAGATGATTTCGGTACAGGGTATTCTTCTTTAGCTTATTTGAAACAGTTGCCATTGGATGAACTGAAAATAGATGGTTCTTTTGTTAAAGACTTGGAGACGGATCAGAATGACGCCGTTATCGCGAAAACAATTGTTGCTCTGGGGCATAACTTAGGCTTGAAAGTGATTGCTGAAGGTGTTGAAAATGAAGCTCAAAGAGTTTTCTTGGAAAACGTGAGTTGCGATGCTTTTCAGGGGTATTTGTTTAGTAAGCCTTTACCTGTCGAGGAGTTCGTCGATTTTTGTAAGCGCGCATAG
- a CDS encoding DUF808 domain-containing protein → MAGASLLALLDDIATVLDDVSILTKVAAKKTAGVLGDDLALNAEQVSGVRAERELPVVWAVFKGSMVNKLILVPAALAISAFSPWLVVYLLIIGGLYLCFEGAEKVWHSFTHNHTEKAELRNALLDPSMDFKAFEKNKIKGAIRTDFILSAEIIVIALGTVSDASLGQQVAVVSVIALVMTLGVYGFVALIVKLDDMALLLMRGERVSLWARLKYAIGYAVLAFCPWLMKGLSVVGTVAMFLVGGGIFVHGIPWLHHLIAYDSFSFPGVVSVLFNLLIGVMVGVVLVFIVASIRRVGMPSS, encoded by the coding sequence ATGGCTGGTGCAAGTTTATTGGCATTGTTGGACGATATAGCAACAGTGCTCGACGATGTCAGTATATTAACCAAAGTTGCGGCAAAGAAAACGGCGGGTGTGCTTGGAGATGATTTGGCTCTTAACGCAGAGCAAGTCAGTGGCGTGCGAGCTGAGCGAGAGCTGCCAGTGGTTTGGGCAGTGTTTAAAGGTTCTATGGTCAATAAGCTGATATTGGTTCCGGCAGCTTTGGCTATTAGTGCTTTTTCCCCTTGGCTGGTGGTCTATCTATTGATAATCGGCGGCTTGTACCTTTGCTTTGAGGGTGCGGAGAAAGTGTGGCACAGCTTTACCCATAATCACACTGAAAAAGCCGAGCTTCGCAATGCGTTGCTTGATCCGTCTATGGATTTTAAGGCCTTTGAGAAAAACAAAATCAAAGGAGCAATCCGTACGGATTTTATTTTATCAGCTGAAATTATTGTTATTGCGCTAGGGACCGTTAGCGATGCGTCACTGGGGCAACAGGTTGCTGTGGTGAGTGTTATTGCGCTTGTTATGACATTGGGGGTTTATGGCTTTGTCGCATTGATTGTAAAGCTTGATGATATGGCACTGCTTTTGATGCGGGGTGAGCGCGTCTCCCTGTGGGCTAGACTTAAGTACGCTATTGGCTATGCGGTACTGGCGTTTTGCCCTTGGTTAATGAAGGGACTCTCGGTTGTTGGTACAGTGGCGATGTTTTTAGTTGGCGGCGGAATTTTCGTTCATGGTATACCGTGGCTACACCATCTTATAGCCTATGACTCATTTTCTTTTCCGGGCGTGGTGTCGGTTCTATTCAACCTATTAATTGGTGTGATGGTCGGCGTTGTTTTAGTTTTTATTGTTGCCTCCATTCGGCGAGTGGGTATGCCGTCTAGTTAA
- a CDS encoding TonB-dependent receptor gives MFKLNKLSSAIMGAVSALAVMPALAQEENIEEVFVTGIRASLEASMDVKRESSGVVDAISSEDIGKFPDTNLAESLQRITGVSIDRVNGEGSQITVRGFGPANNMVTLNGRTMPAGSTFGGGSGAGGTTGGATRAFDFANLASESVNGVQVYKTGRASVSSGGIGATVNITTSRPLDKEGMAVTIAGKAVHDTTTRIGDDLTPELSGLVSWSDGTFGAALSGSYQVRHSGTAGAQANNWNIAEWDSENIPLYSFTDDVIITNPPENGQLFGRPNDFRWAYSDKERERVNAQLTLQWAPSDTVVTTLDYTFAENDLWEHRGEWTMWLNNGDSIDAVTFDDSAVATPIYIHEVQNGNKDVGYEQQLREQTNTLDSIGFNVDWQATESLTLNFDVHDSSMESMPAGIGDSGELAISLGVPVSSSFTYDFSGDMPVGSFTIDDANTNGNGYLDEDDVGSAQGRVAYAAQTMDITQFKMDGTWEFDNGHFDFGFSRTEIDMLQQASNRQVGLGNWNVTYPGEFDEGTFSTFNFADQYDDYDMDGSFQSGIRANSVADLCRQTEAMYGVGGTTDDQGWVCEIERNFSQDNRVGEDVTGLFFQVALEGELADRPFHVLAGLRYEETDLTSTSMLRRPEYRVWQGNNDFQVTHYAEGDKIPITIDNSYSNMLPSFDFDIELLDNLVGRFSFSNTIARANYGNLFAGASNFQQTDPTGFAGAQPTANRNNPELLPLDSDNLDLSLEWYYQEGSYASIGFFEKRVNNFVGTGQIVETHYGMVDASTGPRMDQARADLETMGYADPNADQLFAQAVCLTYTDEYMGDYSLPEIEDLQLQCGNAAFFDPNNDVTFTPVDENGDAVMVQNPANPDDPNDLIPQEVIFMNWVEGPYDVNGLMTDDEHPDFNADSEAEWLTAFPTNNKEAKIYGSELAVQHFFGDSGFGLQANYTIVNGDVSFDDLASPSEEQFALLGLSDTMNIVGIYEKYGFQARLAYNWRDSFLRQTNQGGSRNPVYVDEYAQWDLNASYDINDSFNVFVEALNITGENVRWYQRSDRMTRYVEDLGSRYQVGARYTF, from the coding sequence ATGTTTAAACTTAACAAGCTATCTAGCGCAATCATGGGAGCGGTTTCAGCTTTGGCTGTGATGCCGGCATTGGCGCAGGAAGAAAATATTGAAGAAGTATTTGTTACTGGTATTCGTGCTAGTTTGGAAGCCTCGATGGATGTAAAAAGGGAGTCGTCAGGTGTTGTTGACGCTATTTCCTCTGAAGATATCGGTAAGTTCCCAGATACCAACTTGGCAGAATCCTTACAACGCATAACCGGTGTTTCTATTGATCGTGTAAACGGTGAAGGTTCACAAATTACGGTGCGTGGTTTCGGACCCGCAAACAATATGGTGACGTTGAATGGCCGTACAATGCCCGCAGGTTCCACCTTCGGCGGTGGTAGCGGTGCAGGGGGAACTACCGGTGGTGCAACGCGTGCATTCGATTTTGCTAACTTGGCTTCCGAGAGTGTTAACGGCGTGCAGGTATATAAAACCGGCCGCGCAAGTGTTTCTTCTGGAGGTATCGGTGCGACAGTTAACATTACTACCTCTCGTCCGTTAGACAAAGAAGGTATGGCGGTAACTATTGCTGGTAAAGCTGTACATGACACAACGACCCGTATTGGAGACGATCTTACTCCTGAGCTATCAGGCTTGGTAAGTTGGAGTGATGGAACCTTTGGTGCCGCATTATCCGGTAGCTATCAGGTGCGGCATTCCGGTACTGCTGGCGCGCAAGCAAACAACTGGAATATCGCTGAGTGGGATTCAGAAAATATACCTCTGTACTCTTTTACCGACGACGTAATAATCACGAATCCACCGGAGAATGGCCAGTTGTTCGGTCGGCCAAATGATTTCCGCTGGGCATACTCGGACAAAGAGCGCGAGCGTGTCAATGCACAGTTAACCTTGCAGTGGGCTCCCAGTGATACCGTAGTAACAACGCTCGATTATACCTTTGCCGAAAACGATCTGTGGGAGCACCGCGGAGAGTGGACTATGTGGTTGAATAACGGTGACTCTATCGATGCAGTAACCTTTGACGATAGCGCTGTCGCCACCCCAATTTACATACATGAAGTCCAGAACGGTAATAAAGATGTTGGCTATGAACAGCAGCTCCGTGAGCAAACGAATACGCTTGACTCGATTGGTTTTAATGTTGATTGGCAGGCAACGGAAAGTTTGACTCTGAATTTCGATGTGCATGACTCCTCCATGGAAAGCATGCCTGCCGGTATTGGCGACAGTGGTGAGCTAGCGATTAGTCTCGGCGTGCCTGTATCTAGTTCATTCACGTATGACTTCAGTGGTGATATGCCCGTTGGCAGCTTTACCATTGATGATGCGAATACCAATGGCAATGGCTACCTGGATGAAGATGACGTGGGTAGTGCACAAGGCCGGGTAGCCTACGCTGCACAAACTATGGACATTACCCAGTTTAAGATGGATGGCACTTGGGAATTTGATAATGGCCATTTTGATTTTGGTTTTTCCAGAACTGAAATCGACATGCTGCAGCAGGCTTCGAATCGACAAGTCGGTCTAGGTAATTGGAATGTCACCTATCCTGGCGAATTTGACGAAGGAACCTTTTCTACGTTCAACTTTGCCGACCAGTATGATGACTACGATATGGATGGTTCTTTCCAGTCGGGAATACGAGCTAACTCGGTAGCTGACCTTTGTCGCCAAACGGAAGCGATGTACGGCGTTGGTGGCACAACGGATGATCAAGGTTGGGTCTGTGAAATTGAACGTAATTTCAGTCAGGATAACCGGGTAGGAGAAGACGTCACAGGACTGTTCTTCCAGGTTGCTCTAGAGGGCGAGTTGGCCGATCGACCATTCCATGTGCTTGCAGGTTTACGCTACGAAGAAACAGATCTGACTTCCACGTCTATGTTGCGTCGTCCAGAATATCGAGTCTGGCAAGGCAATAACGACTTCCAGGTCACCCACTATGCGGAAGGGGATAAAATCCCTATTACTATAGATAATTCGTATAGCAATATGCTGCCAAGCTTCGATTTCGATATCGAGCTGTTGGATAATCTTGTTGGCCGTTTCTCTTTCAGTAACACCATTGCCCGCGCGAACTATGGAAACCTATTTGCGGGAGCTAGTAACTTCCAGCAGACCGACCCGACCGGATTCGCCGGTGCACAGCCAACGGCTAATCGTAATAACCCGGAGCTTTTGCCCCTTGATTCCGATAACTTGGATCTGTCGCTGGAATGGTATTACCAGGAAGGTAGTTACGCCTCTATTGGTTTTTTTGAGAAGCGCGTAAACAATTTTGTAGGTACCGGCCAAATCGTCGAGACTCATTACGGCATGGTGGACGCTAGTACGGGGCCACGTATGGATCAAGCGAGGGCTGACCTTGAAACTATGGGGTACGCTGACCCTAACGCCGATCAGTTGTTTGCTCAAGCGGTTTGTTTGACCTATACCGACGAGTATATGGGTGATTATAGTCTTCCAGAAATAGAAGACCTTCAATTGCAATGTGGAAACGCGGCATTTTTCGATCCCAACAACGACGTTACATTTACACCTGTTGATGAAAATGGTGATGCTGTAATGGTGCAGAATCCTGCGAACCCTGATGATCCCAATGACCTTATACCTCAGGAAGTTATTTTCATGAACTGGGTAGAGGGGCCTTATGATGTCAACGGTTTGATGACGGATGATGAGCATCCAGACTTTAATGCTGATTCTGAAGCTGAGTGGTTAACTGCTTTCCCAACCAATAATAAAGAAGCTAAAATTTACGGCTCTGAATTGGCCGTTCAGCACTTCTTTGGTGATTCAGGGTTTGGTTTACAGGCTAACTACACTATCGTAAATGGTGATGTTAGCTTTGACGATTTGGCCTCGCCATCGGAAGAGCAATTTGCCTTACTCGGTTTGAGTGACACAATGAATATTGTTGGGATTTATGAGAAGTATGGTTTCCAGGCACGTCTCGCTTACAACTGGCGTGATAGCTTCTTGCGACAAACCAATCAGGGTGGCTCCAGAAACCCGGTTTATGTGGATGAATATGCACAGTGGGATTTGAACGCTTCCTATGATATCAACGATAGCTTTAATGTGTTTGTCGAAGCGCTGAATATTACCGGGGAAAATGTCCGTTGGTACCAGCGTTCCGATAGGATGACCCGCTATGTGGAAGACTTGGGTTCTCGTTACCAAGTGGGTGCTCGTTACACATTCTAA
- a CDS encoding cadherin-like beta sandwich domain-containing protein yields the protein MLRSKSFFFIFFSIISLTLLQGCGDDSGRKKGPVTDYANYTDLRLSQLGFSTGTLVPEFDPDYTGIYSLMLESDVAGVDITAAPADENVQLLIAKKELQLDDNGNPLLDENGNNLYTSAGEANIIEAGEVDTKSLHNGDNIIEFRLYSPETGTFLIYTVNAHRLNSDAKLLGLFVSNEGFVTSGEGTRVLTLTPTFDAAVRDYAATVPYSGCMLTVGARTNSRYASVEINGHSALHMTPIPLDVEEGDNLVELVSTAEDNESTETYRITITRTEATAEQLAADATLDSMELVNADLTRGFGCLTDFYQGAYNNDVTSVLLNATPSVTGATMRVGTPEYDDDDVYTGITDAVTLAAGTPLDIALAAESELNRVIEVTASDGTTIKYYGLSLSRRDTNWVTAETVEELQTALLNAEPNDEIFVLPITHEGVASLETSGHVDAYFYSAQSGTADHPITLRGAVTGAFPVLTGSDGTKDVLRLDGNYWVVNSLEITGGRNGVVLDRASHNTIEGLSVHHVNERGVLLRNGSSNNTIRRNHISHTGLSPRENVEAFGEAIVVGSSADDWSAAPSGTLDEKDYENRIHNNLIGPGVLAEAVDIKEGTQQTEVKYNILDGSSTGSEEEGALIVVKGLSAEISHNDVINTSASHLHHLLVVKDVERDWVTDSSGSDIIDFYQNISDLGGAEIALANSLGEHTVRVADNFRKDAVDVSYTGQGIDDSFQTPAFQLQAGTENPLCLEEERPYPLVEEVDTTLRPTLPLIYMRACDTSVSAQLWRLVQAEEGYVRIVPADDDKRVLVPASPSFVGSLSIFAVTMNPEEDFTRIINPENGFYMRWLMRHDEDEVIFINKGDWGRRYVLSGSDDVDGTVKTAINTGADFQRFRLIPQ from the coding sequence ATGTTACGTAGTAAATCCTTCTTCTTTATATTCTTCTCCATTATTTCTTTGACCTTATTGCAAGGTTGCGGTGACGATAGCGGCCGAAAAAAAGGTCCTGTGACTGATTACGCAAATTATACGGATTTGCGTTTGTCACAGCTCGGTTTCAGTACTGGCACTTTGGTTCCTGAGTTTGATCCGGATTACACCGGTATATACTCACTAATGCTCGAGAGTGACGTGGCGGGGGTTGATATCACTGCTGCTCCAGCGGACGAAAATGTACAGTTACTGATCGCAAAAAAAGAACTGCAGTTGGATGATAATGGCAATCCGTTACTCGACGAAAATGGTAATAATCTTTATACCTCCGCGGGTGAAGCAAATATTATTGAAGCGGGTGAAGTCGATACCAAAAGTTTACATAACGGCGACAACATAATTGAGTTTCGCCTTTACTCTCCAGAAACTGGAACATTTCTGATATACACCGTGAATGCTCATCGCTTAAATAGCGATGCGAAATTGCTTGGTTTGTTCGTCAGTAATGAGGGTTTTGTTACTTCTGGCGAGGGAACTCGCGTTCTCACCTTAACGCCAACGTTTGATGCAGCTGTTAGAGATTATGCCGCAACGGTTCCTTATAGCGGTTGCATGCTTACCGTGGGAGCCCGCACAAATTCGCGCTATGCCTCGGTAGAGATTAATGGCCATTCTGCTCTCCATATGACTCCTATACCTCTGGATGTAGAGGAAGGGGATAACCTAGTTGAGCTTGTCTCAACGGCAGAAGATAACGAATCTACCGAAACCTACCGCATTACTATTACGCGAACGGAAGCTACCGCAGAGCAACTGGCCGCAGATGCAACACTGGATTCAATGGAGCTTGTTAATGCCGACTTAACCCGTGGTTTCGGCTGCCTGACTGATTTTTATCAAGGGGCTTACAATAACGATGTTACCAGTGTGCTTCTTAACGCGACCCCCTCGGTTACGGGGGCTACCATGCGAGTCGGTACTCCGGAATATGATGACGATGATGTTTATACCGGTATTACTGATGCCGTTACGCTTGCGGCAGGCACTCCTCTGGATATTGCTCTTGCAGCAGAAAGCGAGCTTAACCGCGTAATTGAAGTAACAGCAAGTGATGGCACGACTATTAAGTACTACGGCCTGAGCCTGTCTCGAAGGGATACCAATTGGGTTACGGCAGAAACGGTAGAGGAGCTGCAGACCGCACTGTTAAATGCCGAGCCCAACGACGAAATTTTTGTACTGCCGATAACTCATGAAGGTGTTGCCTCTTTGGAGACTAGCGGCCATGTAGATGCGTATTTCTATAGTGCCCAAAGTGGTACGGCTGATCACCCCATAACGCTTCGTGGAGCCGTGACAGGGGCCTTCCCTGTTTTGACCGGTAGCGATGGGACAAAAGACGTACTTCGTCTCGACGGCAATTACTGGGTTGTTAATAGCCTGGAGATTACTGGTGGTCGTAATGGCGTGGTTTTGGATAGAGCCAGTCACAATACAATTGAAGGCTTGAGTGTTCACCATGTTAATGAGCGTGGGGTACTGCTTCGCAACGGTAGCTCGAATAATACAATTCGCCGCAACCATATCTCCCATACTGGGCTCTCGCCACGGGAAAATGTGGAAGCTTTCGGGGAAGCCATTGTCGTTGGTTCCAGTGCAGATGATTGGAGTGCGGCTCCAAGTGGTACTTTGGACGAGAAGGATTACGAAAACCGAATTCACAACAATCTTATTGGCCCCGGTGTGCTCGCTGAAGCTGTAGATATTAAGGAAGGTACGCAGCAAACAGAGGTGAAGTACAATATCCTCGACGGTAGCAGTACTGGCAGCGAGGAAGAGGGCGCTTTGATTGTTGTTAAAGGCTTGAGTGCTGAGATAAGCCATAACGACGTGATTAATACGTCTGCCAGCCACTTACATCACCTCTTGGTGGTTAAAGATGTAGAACGGGATTGGGTGACCGATAGCTCCGGTAGTGACATCATCGATTTCTACCAGAATATTAGTGATCTCGGTGGCGCAGAAATAGCGCTGGCAAACAGTCTGGGCGAACATACCGTGCGTGTTGCAGATAACTTCCGTAAAGATGCTGTTGACGTGAGTTATACCGGCCAAGGTATCGACGATTCGTTTCAAACCCCCGCATTCCAGCTGCAGGCTGGAACGGAGAATCCGCTTTGCCTCGAAGAGGAGCGCCCATACCCTCTGGTGGAGGAGGTGGATACTACGTTGCGCCCGACATTACCGCTGATCTATATGCGTGCATGTGATACTTCTGTTAGCGCGCAACTCTGGAGATTGGTTCAAGCCGAAGAGGGTTATGTAAGAATAGTTCCTGCAGATGACGATAAGCGAGTGCTGGTACCTGCTTCTCCATCTTTCGTTGGATCACTGTCTATATTTGCAGTAACAATGAATCCCGAGGAAGACTTTACGCGTATTATTAATCCAGAAAACGGATTTTATATGCGCTGGCTGATGCGCCACGACGAAGATGAAGTGATCTTTATCAATAAGGGCGATTGGGGGCGGCGATACGTGCTTTCGGGTAGTGATGATGTTGACGGAACGGTTAAAACTGCTATTAATACAGGAGCCGATTTTCAGCGCTTCCGACTGATTCCTCAATAA
- a CDS encoding molybdenum cofactor guanylyltransferase, with protein sequence MAPTTLTSDNTGVVILAGGENRRMGGQAKIFLPLGESSLLQHTLACIHGCTGRVALSYNDQPPSALQQNLPVIKDQSCERQGPLAGLISGLIWLKENHASCQWLITLPGDTPFLPTDLVQQFCSAANAEQETVHYIQWQQRNHYLTAIWPVNSLATLQSYFDSGKRSAKGLLKQLKAKPLILTEQEVEAPSKLIPHLFLNINTPEDYQNAKNTFKGLSSK encoded by the coding sequence ATGGCACCTACCACTTTAACATCAGACAACACTGGCGTTGTAATATTGGCCGGTGGCGAAAATCGACGTATGGGCGGGCAAGCAAAAATATTTTTGCCCTTGGGCGAAAGCAGCCTCCTTCAACACACTCTGGCTTGCATTCACGGTTGCACAGGTAGGGTCGCGTTAAGCTATAACGACCAGCCTCCATCAGCTCTCCAACAAAATTTACCCGTTATCAAAGATCAGTCCTGCGAACGGCAAGGGCCCCTCGCGGGACTGATAAGCGGGCTAATATGGCTAAAAGAAAACCACGCAAGCTGTCAGTGGCTGATAACCCTGCCGGGAGATACGCCTTTCCTGCCTACAGACCTAGTACAACAGTTTTGCTCAGCGGCAAATGCCGAACAAGAAACCGTTCACTATATTCAGTGGCAACAGCGGAATCATTATCTGACCGCTATTTGGCCTGTCAACAGTTTAGCGACCCTGCAGTCCTATTTTGATAGCGGCAAAAGGTCGGCAAAGGGCCTGCTCAAACAACTCAAGGCTAAACCTCTTATTTTAACGGAGCAGGAAGTAGAGGCGCCCAGCAAGCTGATACCGCACCTGTTTTTGAACATCAATACGCCCGAAGACTATCAAAACGCAAAAAACACTTTTAAGGGTTTAAGCTCAAAATGA
- the pdxH gene encoding pyridoxamine 5'-phosphate oxidase, whose amino-acid sequence MKLEDIRREYLAGGLSRENLLADPIAQFNVWLDQAITAQIPDPTAFTLATVGSDGRPSQRIVLLKQLDEQGFVFFTNYSSKKAVQMEANRNICIHFPWHGMERQVEVEGTVERISIKDSLKYFLSRPRDSQVAAWASHQSHHISSRKALLMQFEAMKAKFGQGDIPLPDFWGGYRVTPASFEFWQGGGSRLHDRFQYSRVTNTHWDIERLAP is encoded by the coding sequence ATGAAACTAGAAGACATTCGTCGTGAATACCTGGCCGGAGGCCTGAGTCGTGAAAACCTGCTGGCTGATCCGATCGCGCAATTCAATGTGTGGCTAGATCAGGCAATAACGGCGCAAATTCCAGACCCTACGGCTTTTACATTAGCAACAGTTGGCTCCGACGGTAGGCCAAGTCAACGTATTGTGTTATTGAAACAATTGGATGAACAGGGATTTGTTTTTTTTACCAATTACAGCAGTAAAAAAGCCGTTCAGATGGAAGCTAATAGGAACATCTGTATCCACTTTCCTTGGCATGGTATGGAGAGACAAGTGGAGGTGGAGGGTACCGTGGAGCGTATTTCCATAAAGGATTCACTGAAGTACTTCTTATCCCGCCCACGAGACAGCCAAGTGGCTGCTTGGGCTTCACACCAAAGCCATCATATAAGCTCTAGAAAAGCACTGCTGATGCAATTTGAAGCGATGAAAGCAAAGTTTGGTCAGGGCGATATTCCTCTCCCGGATTTTTGGGGCGGCTATCGTGTAACCCCCGCGAGTTTCGAATTTTGGCAGGGCGGAGGTAGCCGTCTGCATGACCGTTTTCAGTATTCCAGAGTGACGAATACTCATTGGGATATAGAAAGGTTAGCACCTTAA
- a CDS encoding diacylglycerol kinase: protein MIKKNRGFTRVVKAGMYSYKGLIAAFRNEAAFRQELAIAVILIPLAFWLEVTKLERIVLIAMVIMVLIVELLNSGIESVVDRVGYEHHELAGRAKDMGSAAVLLSLGLLLFVWIGIVLF from the coding sequence ATGATTAAGAAGAACCGCGGCTTTACCCGCGTCGTCAAGGCTGGTATGTATTCATACAAGGGATTGATTGCGGCATTTAGAAATGAAGCTGCGTTTAGACAGGAGTTGGCGATTGCGGTTATTCTAATTCCCCTCGCTTTTTGGCTGGAAGTAACCAAACTCGAGAGAATTGTCCTTATTGCTATGGTGATTATGGTACTGATTGTTGAATTGTTGAACAGTGGTATTGAATCGGTGGTGGATCGGGTGGGCTACGAACATCACGAGTTGGCGGGGCGGGCTAAGGATATGGGTTCTGCGGCGGTCCTGCTAAGTTTGGGGTTGCTGTTATTTGTATGGATAGGCATTGTCCTTTTTTAG